A genome region from Neisseria meningitidis includes the following:
- the gltS gene encoding sodium/glutamate symporter, which translates to MEWEFNSYYTLIAATLVLLVGKFLVQKIKFLRDFNIPEPVAGGLVAAIILFALHEAYGVSFKFEKPLQNAFMLIFFTSIGLSADFSRLKAGGLPLVVFTAIVGGFILVQNFVGVGLATALGLDPLIGLITGSVSLTGGHGTSGAWGPNFETQYGLVGATGLGIASATFGLVFGGLIGGPVARRLINKMGRKPVENKKQDQDDNADDVFEQAKRTRLITAESAVETLAMFAACLAFAEIMDGFDKEYLFDLPKFVWCLFGGVVIRNILTAAFKVNMFDRAIDVFGNASLSLFLAMALLNLKLWELTGLAGPVTVILAVQTVVMVLYATFVTYVFMGRDYDAAVLAAGHCGFGLGATPTAVANMQSVTHTFGASHKAFLIVPMVGAFFVDLINAAILTGFVNFFKG; encoded by the coding sequence ATGGAATGGGAATTCAACAGTTATTACACACTGATTGCCGCCACGCTCGTGTTGCTGGTTGGTAAATTTCTGGTTCAAAAAATCAAATTCTTACGAGACTTCAATATTCCCGAGCCGGTCGCTGGCGGTTTGGTTGCCGCGATTATCCTGTTTGCGCTGCACGAGGCGTACGGCGTGAGCTTCAAATTTGAGAAACCGCTGCAAAATGCGTTTATGCTGATTTTTTTCACGTCCATCGGCTTGAGCGCGGATTTTTCCCGTTTGAAGGCGGGCGGTTTGCCGCTGGTGGTTTTTACCGCGATTGTGGGCGGATTTATCTTGGTGCAAAACTTTGTCGGGGTCGGACTGGCTACGGCTTTGGGTTTGGACCCGCTCATCGGTCTGATTACCGGTTCGGTGTCGCTGACGGGCGGACACGGTACGTCAGGTGCGTGGGGACCTAATTTTGAAACGCAATACGGCTTGGTCGGCGCAACCGGTTTGGGTATTGCATCGGCTACTTTCGGGCTGGTGTTCGGCGGCCTGATCGGCGGGCCGGTTGCGCGCCGCCTGATCAACAAAATGGGCCGCAAACCGGTTGAAAACAAAAAACAGGATCAGGACGACAACGCGGACGACGTGTTCGAGCAGGCAAAACGCACCCGCCTGATTACGGCGGAATCTGCCGTTGAAACGCTTGCCATGTTTGCCGCGTGTTTGGCGTTTGCCGAGATTATGGACGGCTTCGACAAAGAATACCTGTTCGACCTGCCCAAATTCGTGTGGTGTCTGTTTGGCGGCGTGGTCATCCGCAACATCCTCACTGCCGCATTCAAGGTCAATATGTTCGACCGCGCCATCGATGTGTTCGGCAATGCTTCGCTTTCGCTTTTCTTGGCAATGGCGTTGCTGAATTTGAAACTGTGGGAGCTGACCGGTTTGGCGGGGCCTGTAACCGTGATTCTTGCCGTACAAACCGTGGTGATGGTTTTGTACGCGACTTTTGTTACCTATGTCTTTATGGGGCGCGATTATGATGCGGCAGTATTGGCTGCCGGCCATTGCGGTTTCGGCTTGGGTGCAACGCCGACGGCGGTGGCAAATATGCAGTCCGTCACGCATACTTTCGGCGCGTCGCATAAGGCGTTTTTGATTGTGCCTATGGTCGGCGCGTTCTTTGTCGATTTGATTAATGCCGCGATTCTCACCGGTTTTGTGAATTTCTTTAAAGGCTGA
- a CDS encoding lysozyme inhibitor LprI family protein has protein sequence MYRKLIALPFALLLAACGREEPPKALECANPAVLQGIRGNIQETLTQEARSFAREDGRQFVDADKIIAAAYGLAFSLEHASETQEGGRTFCIADLNITVPSETLADAKANSPLLYGETALSDIVRQKTGGNVEFKDGVLTAAVRFLPVKDGQTAFVDNTVGMAAQTLSAALLPYGVKSIVMIDGKAVKKEDAVRILSGKAREEEPSKPTPEDILEHNAAGGDADVPQAGEDAPEPEILHPDDGERADTVTVSRGEVEEARVQNQRAESEITKLWGGLDTDVQKELVGEQRKWAQEKISNCRQAAAQADRQEYAEYLKLQCDTRMTRERIQYLRGYSID, from the coding sequence ATGTATCGGAAACTCATTGCGCTGCCGTTTGCCCTGCTGCTTGCCGCTTGCGGCAGGGAAGAACCGCCCAAGGCATTGGAATGCGCCAACCCCGCCGTGTTGCAAGGCATACGCGGCAATATTCAGGAAACGCTCACGCAGGAAGCGCGTTCTTTCGCGCGCGAAGACGGCAGGCAGTTTGTCGATGCCGACAAAATTATCGCCGCCGCCTACGGTTTGGCGTTTTCTTTGGAACACGCTTCGGAAACGCAGGAAGGCGGGCGCACGTTCTGTATCGCCGATTTGAACATTACCGTGCCGTCTGAAACGCTTGCCGATGCCAAGGCAAACAGCCCCCTGCTGTACGGGGAAACCGCTTTGTCGGATATTGTGCGGCAGAAGACGGGCGGCAATGTCGAGTTTAAAGACGGCGTATTGACGGCAGCCGTCCGCTTCCTACCCGTCAAAGACGGTCAGACGGCATTTGTCGACAACACGGTCGGTATGGCGGCGCAAACGCTGTCTGCCGCGTTGCTGCCTTACGGCGTGAAGAGCATCGTGATGATAGACGGCAAGGCGGTAAAAAAAGAAGACGCGGTCAGGATTTTGAGCGGAAAAGCCCGTGAAGAAGAACCGTCCAAACCCACGCCCGAAGACATTTTGGAACATAATGCCGCCGGAGGGGATGCAGACGTACCCCAAGCCGGAGAAGACGCGCCCGAACCGGAAATCCTGCATCCTGACGACGGCGAGCGTGCCGATACCGTTACCGTATCACGGGGCGAAGTGGAAGAGGCGCGCGTACAAAACCAGCGTGCGGAATCCGAAATTACCAAACTTTGGGGAGGACTCGATACCGACGTGCAAAAAGAGTTGGTCGGCGAACAACGCAAGTGGGCGCAGGAAAAAATCAGCAACTGCCGACAAGCCGCCGCGCAGGCAGACCGGCAGGAATACGCCGAATACCTCAAGCTGCAATGCGACACGCGGATGACGCGCGAACGGATACAGTATCTTCGCGGCTATTCCATCGATTAG